Proteins encoded in a region of the Actinomycetota bacterium genome:
- a CDS encoding 5-(carboxyamino)imidazole ribonucleotide synthase gives MTDVGIVGGGQLGRMLALAGHELGIGCVTLDPSPRSPAAGVAPAIVGEYDDRDRLTELAGRCDVVTYEFENVPVEAARFVEALRPVLPPAAALEAAQDRLAEKELFTAVGLPVPVYAAVDSWQGLDDALERIGVPAVLKTRRLGYDGKGQAVIRDPLLAEDAWRSLGEVPCLLEALVDFDRELSIVAVRGSEGSRAAYPAVENKHRDGILRRTRAPAPGLDAHVQRAAESHAFSLMGELEYVGVLAIELFQVGDSLLGNEMAPRVHNSAHWTIEGAETSQFENHLRAVCGLPLGSTDAVGVSAMVNVIGEMPERASVLAVPGAHLHDYGKEPRPGRKLGHVTVCAADEATLEERLRAVLGSLASRVD, from the coding sequence ATGACCGACGTCGGCATCGTCGGCGGCGGTCAACTCGGCCGCATGCTCGCCCTCGCAGGCCACGAGCTCGGCATCGGGTGCGTGACGCTCGATCCCTCCCCTCGGTCGCCCGCAGCCGGCGTTGCCCCCGCGATCGTGGGCGAGTACGACGACCGCGACCGGCTCACCGAGCTCGCTGGCCGATGCGACGTCGTCACCTACGAGTTCGAGAACGTGCCGGTCGAAGCCGCGCGCTTCGTCGAGGCGCTGCGTCCCGTGCTCCCGCCTGCGGCTGCGCTCGAGGCTGCGCAGGACCGGCTGGCCGAGAAGGAGCTTTTCACCGCCGTCGGGCTGCCGGTGCCGGTGTACGCGGCCGTGGACTCGTGGCAGGGCCTCGACGACGCGCTCGAGCGCATCGGCGTGCCGGCGGTGCTGAAGACCCGGCGCCTGGGCTACGACGGCAAGGGACAGGCGGTGATCCGCGACCCGCTGCTCGCCGAGGACGCCTGGCGATCGTTGGGAGAGGTGCCCTGCCTGCTCGAGGCGCTCGTCGACTTCGACCGCGAGCTGTCGATCGTCGCGGTTCGCGGCAGCGAGGGCTCGAGAGCGGCTTATCCGGCCGTGGAGAACAAGCACCGCGACGGCATCCTGCGTCGCACCCGCGCGCCCGCACCCGGCCTCGACGCCCACGTGCAACGCGCCGCCGAGTCGCATGCCTTCTCGCTGATGGGTGAGCTCGAGTACGTGGGCGTGCTCGCGATCGAGTTGTTCCAGGTGGGGGACTCGCTGCTCGGCAACGAGATGGCGCCGCGGGTGCACAACTCGGCGCACTGGACGATCGAGGGTGCCGAGACATCGCAGTTCGAGAACCATCTGCGCGCCGTCTGCGGGCTGCCGCTCGGGTCGACGGATGCGGTCGGGGTGAGCGCCATGGTGAACGTGATCGGCGAGATGCCCGAGCGTGCCTCCGTGCTCGCGGTGCCCGGCGCACACCTGCATGACTACGGGAAGGAACCTCGCCCCGGCCGCAAACTGGGACACGTCACGGTGTGTGCCGCCGACGAGGCGACGCTCGAGGAACGGCTCCGGGCCGTGCTGGGAAGCCTCGCCTCACGGGTGGACTAG
- a CDS encoding aspartate aminotransferase family protein: MSSTETVEIDLGLVEELTKRETAALDEKHARSLSYREEARTHLPGGVSSSWQTWPPHPIYVDRGEGSRVWDIDGNEYVDYHNGYGVMVMGHAHPRIVEAVRDRVAKGTHFAQPTEDALPVAEQLAERTGLPYWRFGNSGTEATLDAVRIMRASTGRDLIVKIEGTYHGHHDALMVSVFPPEDKAGPRERPNSVPQTAGLIPGTLESVVNVPFNDLESAQRVFAERGDEIAGMIIEPVMTNCGVVLPDNGYLDGLKETCHTHGAMFAYDEVKTGFTVAWGGAIEAFGVQPDLVAFAKALGAGLPCGAIGGTEEAMAGVIAGDIDQVGTFNGNPLTMAAAKANLTEVLTKPAYARLDEINAILHRCEEVIASYRLPASMKTLGAKGSIDWSTTPIHEYRDLWKIDDRVPQLAWLWQLNRGVFKSPGSKWESWTTSIVMSDADAERYVENFESFAEAITR, encoded by the coding sequence ATGAGCAGCACCGAGACCGTAGAGATCGACCTCGGCCTGGTCGAGGAGCTGACGAAGCGAGAGACAGCGGCACTCGACGAGAAGCACGCGCGCTCGCTCAGCTATCGCGAGGAAGCGAGGACCCATCTGCCCGGCGGCGTCTCGTCGTCGTGGCAGACCTGGCCTCCGCACCCGATCTACGTCGACCGCGGCGAGGGCTCGCGTGTCTGGGACATCGACGGCAACGAGTACGTCGACTACCACAACGGCTACGGCGTGATGGTGATGGGCCACGCCCACCCGAGGATCGTGGAGGCCGTGCGGGATCGGGTGGCGAAGGGAACGCACTTCGCCCAGCCGACCGAGGATGCCCTGCCGGTGGCCGAGCAGCTCGCGGAACGCACCGGGCTCCCGTACTGGCGCTTCGGGAACTCGGGGACCGAGGCGACGCTCGACGCGGTGCGCATCATGCGCGCCTCGACCGGGCGTGACCTGATCGTCAAGATCGAGGGCACTTACCACGGGCACCACGACGCGCTGATGGTGAGCGTGTTCCCGCCCGAGGACAAGGCGGGGCCGCGAGAACGGCCGAACTCCGTACCGCAGACGGCCGGGCTGATCCCCGGCACGCTCGAGTCGGTCGTCAACGTGCCGTTCAACGATCTCGAGTCCGCGCAGCGCGTGTTCGCCGAGCGAGGCGACGAGATCGCCGGCATGATCATCGAGCCGGTGATGACGAATTGCGGCGTGGTCCTGCCCGACAACGGCTACCTCGACGGACTGAAGGAGACCTGCCACACGCACGGGGCGATGTTCGCCTACGACGAAGTGAAGACCGGTTTCACGGTCGCGTGGGGCGGCGCGATCGAGGCGTTCGGCGTGCAGCCCGATCTCGTGGCCTTCGCGAAGGCGCTGGGTGCCGGGCTGCCGTGCGGCGCGATCGGCGGCACCGAGGAAGCGATGGCCGGGGTGATCGCCGGCGACATCGACCAAGTGGGCACGTTCAACGGCAACCCGCTCACGATGGCGGCGGCGAAGGCAAACCTCACCGAAGTGCTCACCAAGCCCGCTTACGCGCGGCTGGACGAGATCAACGCGATCCTGCACCGCTGTGAGGAAGTGATCGCGAGCTACCGTCTGCCGGCCTCGATGAAGACGCTGGGCGCGAAGGGCTCGATCGACTGGAGCACGACGCCGATCCACGAGTACCGCGACCTCTGGAAGATCGACGACCGCGTGCCGCAGCTCGCGTGGCTCTGGCAGCTGAACCGGGGGGTCTTCAAGTCGCCCGGATCGAAGTGGGAGAGCTGGACGACGTCGATCGTGATGAGCGACGCCGACGCCGAGCGCTACGTCGAGAACTTCGAGAGCTTCGCCGAAGCGATCACCCGCTAG
- the purE gene encoding 5-(carboxyamino)imidazole ribonucleotide mutase, which yields MAEPIVGVIMGSRSDWETMRHAVETLEQLGVPVETRVVSAHRTPDLLFEYASTAAGRGLQVIVAGAGGAAHLPGMVAAKTHLPVLGVPVESHALKGMDSLLSIVQMPAGVPVGTLAIGRSGAVNAALLAASVIALHDEGVLERLVRFRDEQTATVLEHPDPAG from the coding sequence ATGGCCGAGCCGATCGTGGGCGTGATCATGGGATCCCGGAGCGACTGGGAGACGATGCGACACGCCGTCGAGACCCTGGAGCAGCTCGGTGTGCCCGTCGAGACGCGCGTGGTGAGCGCGCACCGCACCCCCGACCTGTTGTTCGAGTACGCGTCCACGGCAGCCGGTCGCGGTCTCCAGGTGATCGTCGCCGGTGCCGGTGGGGCCGCCCACCTGCCCGGCATGGTCGCGGCCAAGACCCACCTGCCGGTGCTCGGCGTGCCGGTGGAGTCGCATGCGCTGAAGGGCATGGACTCACTGCTGTCGATCGTGCAGATGCCGGCGGGCGTGCCCGTCGGCACCCTGGCGATCGGTCGATCGGGCGCGGTGAACGCGGCGCTGTTGGCGGCGTCGGTGATCGCCCTGCACGACGAGGGGGTGCTCGAACGCCTCGTGCGCTTCCGCGACGAGCAGACGGCGACCGTGCTCGAGCATCCCGATCCCGCCGGATGA
- a CDS encoding DUF5684 domain-containing protein encodes MDLLAQSSDGGGSAILWLLYVAFIVVYLVAAWIVYTKAGEEGWKALIPIYNVWVLLKIVGRPGWWLILFLIPLVNFVIWIIVSIDLAKSFGKGTGFALGLIFFAPIFYMILAFGDATYRGPAAAPGGGSAPPAMPPAPA; translated from the coding sequence ATGGACCTGCTCGCGCAGTCGAGCGACGGAGGCGGATCGGCGATCCTGTGGCTGCTCTACGTGGCCTTCATCGTCGTGTACCTGGTCGCAGCGTGGATCGTCTACACGAAGGCGGGCGAGGAAGGCTGGAAAGCGCTCATCCCGATCTACAACGTTTGGGTACTGCTGAAGATCGTCGGCAGACCCGGGTGGTGGCTGATCCTCTTCCTGATCCCGCTCGTGAACTTCGTGATCTGGATCATCGTCTCGATCGACCTGGCGAAGAGCTTCGGCAAGGGAACGGGATTCGCACTCGGGCTGATCTTCTTCGCGCCGATCTTCTACATGATCCTCGCGTTCGGCGACGCCACGTACCGGGGCCCCGCCGCGGCGCCGGGAGGTGGCTCCGCGCCGCCGGCGATGCCGCCGGCGCCGGCCTGA
- a CDS encoding PhzF family phenazine biosynthesis protein, which translates to MKVPFRLLDVFAETPFSGNQLCVVPDVPDGLGGDTMLTLAREIGFSETTFVTAVRDDGYDVRIFTPDAELAFAGHPTIGTAFVMVAEERVAPSLVQTSAAGDVPVEVDLANGRATMHQLPSAFGEPFDDRAAVATAAGLDASDLIADLPVVAVSAGIAHLMVPVRDESALRSAERDPRACTAVCAAADAESLYLFTVRGDGDVMARMFDRFPAIGEDPATGSAAGPLGAYLSRHGLAGMPGRAVVAQGEMVGRPSFLHVQVRADGDSWAIEVDGAVRPTGEGTFSF; encoded by the coding sequence ATGAAGGTCCCCTTCCGGCTGCTCGACGTGTTCGCGGAGACGCCGTTCTCAGGCAACCAGCTCTGCGTGGTGCCCGATGTGCCCGATGGGCTCGGCGGTGACACGATGCTCACGCTTGCGCGCGAGATCGGATTCTCGGAGACGACGTTCGTGACGGCGGTGCGCGACGACGGTTACGACGTGCGCATCTTCACCCCCGACGCCGAGCTTGCCTTCGCTGGGCACCCCACGATCGGCACGGCGTTCGTCATGGTGGCCGAGGAGCGGGTCGCGCCTTCGCTCGTGCAGACGTCGGCCGCCGGCGACGTGCCGGTCGAGGTCGATCTCGCGAACGGACGCGCGACGATGCACCAGCTGCCGTCGGCGTTCGGCGAGCCGTTCGACGATCGTGCCGCGGTCGCGACCGCCGCGGGCCTCGATGCTTCCGACCTGATCGCGGACCTGCCGGTCGTGGCGGTCTCGGCCGGCATCGCGCACCTGATGGTGCCCGTCCGCGACGAGTCGGCGCTGCGGTCGGCGGAGCGCGATCCCAGAGCGTGCACCGCGGTGTGTGCGGCGGCCGATGCCGAGTCGCTCTACCTCTTCACGGTGCGCGGCGACGGCGACGTCATGGCGCGCATGTTCGATCGGTTCCCGGCGATCGGGGAGGATCCGGCGACGGGTTCGGCGGCAGGCCCTCTCGGCGCGTATCTCTCGCGGCACGGGCTCGCCGGCATGCCGGGCCGGGCGGTGGTCGCCCAAGGCGAGATGGTCGGGCGACCCAGCTTCCTCCACGTGCAGGTCCGGGCCGACGGTGACTCGTGGGCGATCGAGGTCGATGGCGCGGTGCGACCCACGGGCGAGGGGACCTTTTCCTTCTGA
- a CDS encoding crosslink repair DNA glycosylase YcaQ family protein: MVGATTLRLDRRAARRLCVQGQRLAAPRPSSIAEVVHDLTMVQLDPTQVVARTEHLVLFSRLGRRFRVDELERLLWIDRSLFEYWVHIVPTRDFWVHRESMRRYPSGGPHGGLARRRYVAEWLAANASFRRYVLSELRRRGPLRARDLEDRVADGWRTGGWNDEGRNVATLLDLLWHRGEVMIVGRDGQQRLWDLAERSVPVREPRRPAAEVARETVERQLRARGVGTPAQFGRLFDGRPDGWERALERLVRDGIAVPVTIDGIAKGDWYAHAEVLERSWRARTVVLSPFDDLVSDRDHTEALFDFRFRLEIYVPKAERRWGYFVLPILHGDRLIGRVDPRFDRATRVLHVRAVHAEPVTGERDGAAAARAIRELATWLGAGEIRVEGPVPRGWRRSFDA, translated from the coding sequence ATGGTCGGTGCGACCACACTCCGGCTCGACCGGCGCGCGGCACGACGGCTCTGCGTGCAGGGCCAGCGTCTGGCCGCTCCACGCCCTTCGTCGATCGCCGAGGTCGTGCACGACCTCACGATGGTGCAGCTCGATCCCACCCAGGTCGTCGCCCGCACCGAGCATCTCGTGCTGTTCTCGCGGCTCGGGCGTCGCTTCCGGGTCGACGAGCTGGAACGCTTGCTGTGGATCGACCGCTCGTTGTTCGAGTACTGGGTGCACATCGTTCCCACGAGGGACTTCTGGGTGCACCGGGAATCGATGCGGCGCTACCCCTCGGGCGGACCGCACGGCGGGCTCGCCCGGCGCCGGTACGTCGCCGAGTGGCTCGCGGCCAACGCGTCGTTCCGCCGCTACGTCCTCTCCGAGCTCCGGCGTCGGGGTCCGCTGCGGGCCCGAGACCTCGAGGACCGCGTCGCCGACGGCTGGCGCACCGGGGGGTGGAACGACGAGGGACGCAACGTCGCGACGCTGCTCGATCTGCTCTGGCATCGCGGCGAGGTGATGATCGTCGGTCGGGACGGTCAGCAGCGCCTGTGGGATCTGGCCGAACGCAGCGTGCCGGTTCGGGAGCCCCGTCGGCCGGCCGCCGAGGTGGCCCGGGAGACCGTCGAGCGCCAGTTGCGCGCCCGGGGCGTGGGCACGCCGGCGCAGTTCGGCAGGCTCTTCGACGGCCGGCCCGACGGATGGGAGCGTGCCCTCGAGCGGCTGGTTCGTGACGGCATCGCGGTGCCGGTGACGATCGACGGCATCGCGAAGGGTGACTGGTACGCCCACGCCGAGGTGCTCGAGCGCTCCTGGAGGGCGCGCACGGTCGTGCTCTCGCCGTTCGACGATCTCGTGAGCGACCGTGACCATACCGAGGCGCTGTTCGACTTCCGCTTCCGCCTCGAGATCTACGTGCCGAAGGCGGAACGACGGTGGGGGTACTTCGTCTTGCCGATCCTGCACGGAGACCGCCTGATCGGACGTGTCGACCCACGGTTCGATCGGGCGACACGGGTGCTGCACGTGCGGGCGGTGCATGCCGAGCCGGTCACGGGCGAGCGCGACGGGGCGGCGGCGGCTCGTGCGATCCGCGAGCTCGCGACCTGGCTGGGAGCCGGCGAGATCAGGGTCGAGGGCCCGGTGCCGCGGGGTTGGCGTCGGTCGTTCGACGCGTGA
- a CDS encoding ion channel, giving the protein MNGLDNADDEVEVVDLLGDLGERRRLSWQERLAGADRYGVLLILIAVTIVATVVLDEHQWERLVSVALIGLMLVFAMRTSQAPKSWQWIALAVVPVIVFATAFAAARGSEGSTIRAVVAAFVTLLLLAVQVAIVRRLSTHLTISWNTIMGALCVYLLFGMIFSGVYAVAGHLENGRLFVQQESFTSTDTLYFSLITLTTVGYGDLTMRADPMRITAAMEALLGQIYLITAVALLVGNLGRRRRRASSEDDQ; this is encoded by the coding sequence ATGAACGGGCTCGACAACGCCGATGACGAGGTCGAGGTCGTCGACCTGCTGGGCGATCTGGGTGAGCGGCGACGGCTGAGCTGGCAGGAGCGGCTGGCCGGAGCCGATCGGTACGGGGTGCTGTTGATCCTGATCGCCGTGACGATCGTCGCCACCGTCGTCCTGGATGAGCATCAGTGGGAGCGTCTCGTCTCGGTGGCGCTGATCGGTCTGATGCTCGTGTTCGCGATGCGCACCTCCCAGGCCCCGAAGTCCTGGCAGTGGATCGCACTCGCCGTGGTGCCCGTGATCGTGTTCGCCACCGCCTTCGCAGCCGCACGCGGCAGCGAGGGCTCGACGATCCGCGCGGTGGTCGCCGCGTTCGTGACCCTGTTGCTCCTGGCCGTGCAGGTCGCGATCGTGCGACGCCTGTCGACCCACCTCACGATCTCGTGGAACACGATCATGGGCGCGCTCTGCGTGTACCTGCTCTTCGGGATGATCTTCTCCGGCGTGTACGCGGTCGCGGGCCACCTCGAGAACGGACGGCTCTTCGTGCAGCAAGAGTCGTTCACGAGCACCGACACCCTGTACTTCAGCCTGATCACGCTGACGACCGTCGGCTACGGCGACCTCACGATGCGTGCTGATCCGATGCGCATCACCGCCGCGATGGAGGCCCTGCTCGGGCAGATCTACCTGATCACGGCCGTGGCGCTGCTGGTCGGCAACCTCGGCCGCCGACGCCGCCGCGCCTCGAGCGAGGACGACCAGTGA
- a CDS encoding aspartate aminotransferase family protein, with amino-acid sequence MASQVEFDLGLIDSLIQREEAALEPTRRASIEYRATADRFVAGGVASSWQDSPPHAIFIDRGKGNHLWDIDQNEYIDFHLGYGAMVVGHAHPKIVEAIQRQAELGTHFAQPTKHLDVIGENLAERFQLPLWRFCNSGTEATLEAGRLMRANTGRDVLVKIEGTYHGHHDSLMFSVAPDQADMGPRDHPNTVPQAMGIPQAFADLVRVVPFNDLEAARRVFAENEGKIAGMIVEPAMMNCGVILPEPGYLQGLKDLCHANGAYLAYDEVKTGATLAYGGAGEVFGVVPDIICLAKAIGGGTPCGAIGATRELYQPIIDGTYDMAGTFNGNPLTMAASQATLLEVLVPDAYEGFNRIDKAMKDGLTSVIEKTGLPAYVSGVGAKGSVIYSTNPVREYRDAVGIDERISYLAWLFQQNRGVFKSPWTKQETWTLSVWHTEDDAARYVANFEEFATAVTA; translated from the coding sequence ATGGCATCACAGGTCGAGTTCGATCTGGGCCTGATCGACAGCTTGATCCAGCGTGAGGAAGCCGCGCTCGAGCCGACCCGGCGTGCGTCGATCGAGTACCGCGCCACCGCCGATCGGTTCGTGGCCGGCGGCGTCGCGTCCAGCTGGCAGGACTCGCCGCCGCACGCGATCTTCATCGACCGCGGCAAGGGCAACCACCTCTGGGACATCGACCAGAACGAGTACATCGACTTCCACCTCGGGTATGGCGCGATGGTGGTCGGGCATGCGCACCCGAAGATCGTCGAGGCGATCCAGCGCCAGGCCGAGCTGGGCACCCACTTCGCCCAGCCGACGAAGCATCTCGACGTGATCGGCGAGAACCTCGCCGAGCGGTTCCAGCTGCCGCTGTGGCGTTTCTGCAACTCGGGCACCGAGGCGACGCTCGAGGCCGGACGCCTGATGCGTGCGAACACGGGCCGCGATGTGCTCGTGAAGATCGAGGGCACCTACCACGGGCACCACGACTCGCTGATGTTTTCCGTGGCGCCCGACCAGGCCGACATGGGGCCGCGCGATCACCCGAACACGGTGCCGCAGGCGATGGGCATCCCGCAGGCGTTCGCCGACCTCGTGCGTGTCGTGCCGTTCAACGACCTGGAGGCCGCGCGCAGGGTCTTCGCCGAGAACGAGGGGAAGATCGCCGGCATGATCGTCGAGCCAGCGATGATGAACTGCGGCGTGATCTTGCCCGAGCCCGGCTACCTGCAGGGCCTGAAGGACCTCTGCCACGCGAACGGGGCCTACCTCGCCTACGACGAGGTGAAGACGGGCGCGACGCTCGCCTACGGCGGCGCCGGCGAGGTTTTCGGCGTCGTGCCCGACATCATCTGCCTGGCGAAGGCGATCGGGGGCGGCACGCCGTGCGGCGCGATCGGCGCAACGCGCGAGCTCTACCAGCCGATCATCGACGGCACCTACGACATGGCGGGCACGTTCAACGGGAACCCGCTGACGATGGCCGCCTCGCAGGCCACGCTGCTCGAGGTGCTCGTGCCCGACGCCTACGAGGGGTTCAACCGCATCGACAAGGCGATGAAGGACGGTCTCACATCGGTGATCGAGAAGACCGGTCTGCCGGCGTACGTGAGCGGCGTGGGCGCGAAGGGCTCGGTGATCTACTCGACGAATCCGGTGCGCGAGTACCGCGACGCCGTCGGCATCGACGAGCGCATCAGCTACCTCGCATGGCTGTTCCAGCAGAACCGTGGGGTCTTCAAGTCGCCGTGGACGAAGCAGGAGACCTGGACGCTGTCGGTGTGGCACACCGAGGACGACGCCGCGCGCTACGTGGCCAACTTCGAGGAGTTCGCCACGGCCGTGACGGCGTAG